DNA from Brassica napus cultivar Da-Ae chromosome C4, Da-Ae, whole genome shotgun sequence:
TTGTAGCCTAAACCATCGTCATCTAGATCCATACTAACCATGCTCAGTTCTCGACTACAAGAATTGGATTGACTGTTGCTATTTTTTCCTTCATCAGGTTTCCCAGCAGCTGACTTCCCATATCTTTCGCCATACTCATTAAACAAACTGCGCAAAATACCAATCACCGAATCATACATTGCTTTCCCTTCCAAACTATCCTTCCCATAGAGCTCATCAAAACACAAGCTTGCGAGCACCATCTTCTTAGTTGGATCAAAAACTGTTGCCACAATTAACATATTGTTAATGTTCTTCACCCCATCCCAGTACTTGTCAAACTTTTTGTACATCTCCACAGCCTTACGCTTCAGCTCATGATCTCTGCTCTGACTTAACGCCATAAGGTTGGTGGCTATGTTCACAATCTCCTCGTAACATTTGTAAGCATTGACTGTTGTTGACGCAGACACGACCAGTGTGGAGTTGTAGAAGATCACTAGGAACCGACATAGTCTTTCGATTGCTTTCCAGTCAGTGTATTGAGGAGGTCCAGCTCTCTTACCTCCGTTATCCATCTCTAAAAAATAATCGTTGTACAATTAATCCTCTTCCTCCATCTTGTCAAACGCAGCTCTAAACTTCAAAGTTGTACTCAACATCAGGTAAGTGGAGTTCCACCTGGTTGTAACGTCTAAAGGCAAGCTCCCTCTAGTCATTCTACCGGATTCTACTTTCTGCTCAAAGGATATCAACCTATTTCCTGAACCTCTAACATAGACTACAGCATTACGAACTGCATTCACACTCTCATTAGCATCAGTCAACCCGTCCTTCACAAACAAGTTAATGATGTGTGCACAACATCTCATATGCAAAAAATTTCCATCTAAAACAAATGCATCATCAGACACTGAAGAGAACTGACTATGAAATCTTCTCAACGCGGGTGAATTAGCAATTGCATTGTCAACAGTTACGCAGAATATCTTTTCGATTCCCCAATCAGCCAAGACATCTAAAAGAAACCTAGAGATTGTCTGACCTTTGTGATCGCTGACATGTTTGAACCCAATAATAAGCTTCTTCAGACGCCAACAAGCATCAACGTAATGCGCAGTCACCACCATGTAACTTTCCCCTGTAGAGATTTAGAAACAAAGTCAGTATCAGTATATACTAATTTAACTGAAATGATTTAAGATTCAAGAAACTTCTTATGGGTTATTTTTGCCTCCCAAATATCAATAGTCAGAGATACTCTTTGCTTGTTTGCTATAAACCACTTCTTCATAGCAAGCTTCCTCTCCATGTACATCTTTACAATGTCCCTTGTTGATGTCCTCCTTGACACAGGTTTGTCTAAATTCATCTGcataggtaaaaaaaaatttatataagcGCATTCATAACTATTCCAATAACCGAAAGTACTAAACTATTATATACTTTGTTACAAAAGTGTTTCCAAGCCACACTTTCAACCCAACATAATCGTAACTCTCCTATCACCATCATCTCATTGGTTGCTTCTTTGAAGGTTTCTTCACTGACCTTTGCAGTCATCAGAGTTCCTTCTTCATTGATGACTTGCTGAGTTTAGCTTTGGCCATCAGAAAATGCAAAGAACTGTTTGCATATGCTGATATGCTTCAGCAAGTTTGATGTTCCCGATTTTGTTTTACAACAGAACTTCTTGTTGCAGTAATGACAAATACATTTGTCACGGTTATCCTTTGTCCCTGTGAAATGGTTCCAGATTTTTGACCTTGGAGGAAGAATCCTAGGAGCTTTCGTAGCATTGAACGTTGCTCCACTGGCTCCATAAGAATCTTTACGTTTGCCTCTACTATCCAGAGTAGGcaattcttgttcttcttcatcctctacATCTATGTTGTTGTCAAAAGAAACTCGGTTTGGAGTTGATGAAGAATCCATCTGAAACAAGTTAAATGGAATCATTATCAGACAAGTGAAATGGAACAATACTCTATCATCAACTACACAAACAATCCTAAGCCATCATCAACTACACAAACAATCATAAGCCATCATCAACAACACAAAACCCTTCAATCGCAACACATAATTAGATGAAGAATCGTACAAATCAAAACAAGCTTTCAAGATAAAGAAATACCTGAGATCGATTTTGAGAAATTGTAGATGGTGGAGATGGATAGAATTCCCGATTTCGGCTTTGAAACATGATTTTCTTCAGTCAATTTGATTTTATACgggattagggttttttttCTAGATGAAGAAGACGAGGAATTGCCTCGCGTGAAGAAAGCTAAACTCGGTAACCTAAATTAATAATGGTACGCGTGTTTTGATATTAAGGTAGCGGCTACAATATACATGTATATcagcatatgtatatatattccgGTTATTTCGGGTTACCTTTCGGATATTGGATTAAACCGAACCGACCCCGATAACTGATATATCGTCTAATCAAAACCAATCGGGTATTTCCCAGAATACttaaccgaaccgatacccgttattcgggtcgggttcgggttcaGGTTCGGGTTTTGGATTA
Protein-coding regions in this window:
- the LOC106348614 gene encoding zinc finger BED domain-containing protein RICESLEEPER 2-like encodes the protein MDNGGKRAGPPQYTDWKAIERLCRFLVIFYNSTLVVSASTTVNAYKCYEEIVNIATNLMALSQSRDHELKRKAVEMYKKFDKYWDGVKNINNMLIVATVFDPTKKMVLASLCFDELYGKDSLEGKAMYDSVIGILRSLFNEYGERYGKSAAGKPDEGKNSNSQSNSCSRELSMVSMDLDDDGLGYKRIDQRYKDMLNESGVKDNRDELDIYLKEGVENPDLMPGVEYDVLPFWKRNCTKFPILSQIA